A genomic segment from Wolbachia endosymbiont of Ctenocephalides felis wCfeF encodes:
- a CDS encoding Phosphoribosylformylglycinamidine cyclo-ligase, which translates to MSTYAKSGVDLELYNKLIKEVNLIVGKTKKKEEVISEEGSFSALFDFAALSKKYDHPVLVSSTDGVGTKLLIAQEVNRHDTIGVDLVAMCVNDLLAQGATPLFFLDYFATGTLSKDVLLSVVQGIAEGCKQANIALVGGETAEMPGMYSNNHYDLAGFVVGVVDKSKILPKCNTMKEGDCIVGLESNGIHSNGFSLIRHVFKDLGINYNDLSPWNNKTWSEMLLEPTKIYVDSLLPIMSKVKGIAHITGGGLVDNVPRILPEDLFADVDIGSWEWPDVFLWLIKEGKVEKREMLRTFNCGIGMVLIVDPENMQSVKNHFQKRGEKIEIIGKLHEKYKPPLDEVAS; encoded by the coding sequence ATGAGTACTTATGCTAAATCGGGAGTAGACCTTGAGCTGTATAATAAGCTGATAAAAGAGGTCAACCTTATAGTTGGGAAAACTAAAAAAAAGGAAGAGGTTATTAGCGAAGAAGGTTCATTTTCCGCGCTGTTCGATTTCGCTGCGCTGAGTAAAAAATATGACCATCCAGTACTCGTTTCTTCAACTGACGGGGTAGGTACAAAGCTGTTGATAGCTCAAGAAGTAAACAGGCATGATACTATAGGCGTAGATTTAGTTGCAATGTGTGTGAATGACTTGCTTGCGCAAGGAGCAACACCTTTATTTTTCCTCGATTATTTCGCAACAGGTACTTTAAGTAAAGATGTTTTATTATCCGTAGTTCAGGGTATTGCAGAAGGATGTAAACAGGCCAATATAGCATTAGTTGGTGGAGAAACCGCAGAAATGCCTGGAATGTATAGTAATAATCACTATGACCTTGCAGGATTTGTGGTTGGAGTGGTCGATAAAAGTAAGATCCTTCCAAAGTGTAACACTATGAAGGAAGGCGACTGTATAGTTGGCTTAGAGTCGAATGGAATTCACTCAAATGGGTTTTCTCTGATACGCCATGTTTTTAAAGATTTAGGCATAAATTATAATGACTTATCTCCGTGGAATAATAAAACCTGGAGTGAGATGCTACTTGAACCAACAAAAATATACGTTGATTCTTTATTGCCTATTATGTCAAAGGTAAAAGGTATTGCACACATCACAGGTGGTGGCTTGGTAGATAATGTTCCGCGGATTCTTCCAGAAGATTTGTTTGCCGACGTAGACATTGGTTCTTGGGAATGGCCAGATGTATTTTTATGGCTGATAAAAGAGGGTAAAGTGGAAAAGAGGGAAATGTTAAGAACATTTAATTGTGGTATTGGTATGGTATTGATCGTAGATCCTGAGAATATGCAAAGTGTAAAAAATCATTTCCAAAAACGTGGAGAAAAAATTGAAATTATTGGAAAGCTTCATGAGAAATATAAACCACCGCTTGATGAAGTAGCGTCTTAG
- a CDS encoding Phosphoribosylaminoimidazole-succinocarboxamide synthase, producing MLPGKIIYEGKAKSIIETKDPLTVIQHFKDDVTAFNKEKYEVIEGKGIINNFISAFIMEKLEKAGIGTHFIKTLNEREQLVKKLKVIPLEIVVRNIAAGSFCKRFNVKEGEKLTSPIIEFFYKDDNLADPMVNENHVLYFGWLSREEMEEVKTTTLKINTVLIDLFLNAGIDLIDLKLEFGRLMSDRTKIILADEISPDNCRLWDNSTHKKLDKDVFRLSLGNLKEAYLEVAERLSVKLV from the coding sequence ATGCTGCCAGGCAAAATAATATACGAAGGTAAAGCGAAATCTATTATTGAAACTAAAGATCCATTAACTGTTATACAGCACTTCAAAGACGACGTAACAGCCTTTAATAAAGAAAAATATGAAGTTATTGAGGGTAAGGGAATAATCAACAACTTCATTAGCGCTTTTATCATGGAAAAGCTTGAGAAAGCAGGAATTGGCACACATTTTATAAAAACTCTGAATGAAAGGGAGCAGCTAGTTAAAAAACTAAAAGTTATACCTCTTGAAATAGTAGTGAGAAATATCGCAGCCGGTAGTTTTTGTAAACGGTTTAATGTAAAAGAAGGTGAGAAGCTTACATCTCCTATAATCGAATTTTTCTATAAAGACGACAATCTAGCTGACCCAATGGTAAATGAAAACCACGTGCTATATTTTGGCTGGCTATCTCGTGAAGAAATGGAAGAGGTTAAAACTACAACCTTAAAAATCAACACAGTTTTAATTGACTTATTTTTAAATGCAGGAATAGATTTAATCGACCTCAAATTGGAATTTGGCAGGTTAATGAGCGATAGAACAAAGATCATCCTAGCCGATGAGATCAGCCCTGACAATTGCAGATTATGGGATAACAGTACCCACAAAAAACTAGATAAAGATGTCTTCCGTTTAAGTTTAGGAAACCTAAAGGAAGCATATTTAGAAGTTGCAGAAAGGTTGTCAGTAAAGTTAGTCTAA
- a CDS encoding tRNA (guanine-N(1)-)-methyltransferase, whose amino-acid sequence MFNVTILTIFPEMFPGFLNYSLAGKALERKIWDLEVVNIRSFAKDKHSTVDDVPYGGGAGMIMRPDVTGDAIDSVLSAHRDTKFIYMTPSGTKFSQSIAKELIEFPHITILCGRFEGIDQRVVDEYTPYELSIGDYVLSGGEPAAMVVLDACVRLLPGVVSNSDSIAEESFSYGGGMLEYPQYTKPKQWREHEVPEVLLSGNHKKISDWRRKQSQALTKRRRPELLDGDINDKFT is encoded by the coding sequence ATGTTCAATGTTACAATATTAACCATATTCCCAGAGATGTTTCCTGGATTTTTGAACTATTCCCTTGCTGGAAAAGCATTAGAAAGGAAAATATGGGATCTTGAAGTGGTAAATATTCGTTCCTTTGCTAAGGATAAGCACTCAACGGTAGACGATGTTCCGTATGGAGGCGGAGCAGGAATGATTATGCGCCCTGATGTTACTGGTGATGCAATTGATAGTGTGCTTTCTGCTCATAGGGATACTAAATTTATTTATATGACTCCATCTGGCACAAAATTTAGTCAAAGCATTGCAAAAGAATTGATAGAATTCCCTCATATAACAATATTGTGTGGTCGATTTGAGGGTATTGACCAGAGAGTGGTTGATGAGTATACTCCTTATGAGTTAAGTATTGGAGATTATGTACTTTCAGGAGGCGAGCCGGCTGCGATGGTAGTTCTTGATGCATGTGTTAGGCTTCTTCCTGGTGTAGTAAGTAATTCTGATAGTATTGCTGAGGAAAGTTTTAGTTATGGTGGTGGTATGCTTGAGTACCCTCAATATACTAAACCTAAGCAGTGGAGAGAACATGAAGTGCCTGAGGTTCTGTTATCTGGTAATCACAAAAAAATAAGTGATTGGAGGCGGAAACAGTCTCAAGCTTTAACGAAAAGGCGTAGACCTGAATTATTAGATGGAGATATAAATGACAAATTTACTTGA
- a CDS encoding 50S ribosomal protein L19 translates to MTNLLEKFNRQQMQVLAKELPEFRPGDDLKVTFKVVDGASERMQIFEGVCISKRNRGLHSSFAVRKVSHGESIVSQFFVYSPALVSVQVTRRGKVRRAKLYYLCKLFGKAARIKERTTYKSGKSKQL, encoded by the coding sequence ATGACAAATTTACTTGAAAAGTTCAATAGGCAGCAAATGCAGGTGTTAGCTAAGGAATTGCCAGAGTTTCGTCCTGGTGATGATTTGAAGGTCACTTTTAAAGTGGTTGACGGTGCAAGCGAACGTATGCAAATATTTGAAGGTGTATGTATATCAAAAAGAAATCGTGGATTACATTCTTCTTTTGCGGTTAGAAAAGTGAGTCATGGAGAGAGTATAGTATCACAGTTTTTTGTTTATTCTCCTGCATTAGTTTCAGTGCAAGTTACAAGGAGGGGGAAAGTTCGTAGAGCGAAATTATACTACTTATGTAAGCTATTTGGAAAAGCTGCAAGGATAAAAGAGCGTACTACTTACAAAAGCGGTAAGTCTAAGCAGCTTTGA
- a CDS encoding Phosphate transport system permease protein PstA, with product MSIKTKFLKLLQSRRVHARIRRKNKRNRTLYFCSLVTLVVSLGCPICILLSILINSYSALTITKILLPVEITADFALADNPSDLRYKSIDLLNDSLRKVFKGTDFRSNDEVLSRNSYKELENFFRRKVKHSGEYEIWFTASSIINSINKDKYFNSHYTELLSWLKEKGRVKKSFNKSLFLKSDSREPENAGILGAFIGSLMTIMVCLALALPIGIMSGIYLHEFMPRNSIITSIVEVSINNLAAVPSIIFGVVGLTLYLGIFGLPRSSPLVGGMTLSFMMLPNIIIATKNAFANVPITIKDAAFALGAPHIKVILDHSLPIALPRIIHGAVLAVARVLGESSPLLMIGMVAFIADTPTSFFDPATVLPVQIYIWSSSPEIAFVELAAIAIIALLIMLFALNLVANFVKRKFEFFNF from the coding sequence ATGAGCATAAAGACAAAATTCCTTAAACTGCTTCAGTCCAGGCGCGTACATGCTCGCATAAGAAGAAAAAATAAAAGAAATAGAACATTGTATTTCTGTTCTCTTGTAACGTTAGTTGTTTCGCTTGGTTGTCCTATATGCATATTGCTGAGCATATTAATTAACTCTTATAGCGCATTAACAATAACGAAGATTTTGTTACCAGTTGAGATAACTGCTGATTTTGCTTTGGCAGATAATCCTAGTGATTTACGATATAAGTCCATTGATTTACTTAATGATTCTCTACGTAAAGTGTTTAAAGGGACCGATTTCAGGAGTAATGACGAGGTTTTGAGTCGTAATTCTTACAAAGAGCTAGAGAATTTTTTTCGTAGGAAAGTGAAGCACAGTGGTGAATATGAAATCTGGTTTACTGCATCAAGTATAATCAATTCAATAAACAAAGATAAATATTTCAATAGTCATTATACTGAACTGCTTAGTTGGCTAAAAGAAAAGGGGAGGGTGAAAAAGTCCTTTAATAAGTCTTTATTTCTTAAATCTGATTCTCGTGAACCTGAAAATGCAGGAATTTTAGGAGCATTTATCGGTTCATTAATGACGATTATGGTATGTCTAGCTTTAGCATTACCAATAGGAATTATGTCAGGCATCTATCTTCACGAATTTATGCCCAGGAACAGTATAATAACTAGCATTGTAGAGGTTAGTATAAATAATCTTGCTGCAGTGCCTTCGATAATATTTGGTGTAGTAGGTTTAACTCTTTACCTTGGTATATTTGGTCTACCTCGTTCTTCGCCACTTGTTGGTGGAATGACTCTTTCATTTATGATGTTACCTAATATTATAATTGCGACAAAAAATGCCTTTGCGAACGTTCCTATTACAATAAAAGATGCAGCTTTTGCTCTTGGAGCGCCTCACATCAAGGTAATATTGGATCACTCTCTACCGATTGCATTACCGAGAATAATACATGGCGCTGTGCTTGCAGTTGCAAGAGTTTTGGGTGAGTCCTCTCCTTTACTTATGATAGGTATGGTAGCATTTATAGCTGACACACCCACATCCTTTTTCGATCCGGCGACTGTTTTGCCTGTACAAATATACATATGGTCAAGTAGTCCTGAGATTGCATTTGTTGAGCTTGCTGCTATTGCAATTATAGCTTTGTTGATAATGTTGTTTGCTCTGAATTTAGTAGCAAATTTTGTAAAAAGAAAATTCGAGTTTTTTAATTTTTAA
- a CDS encoding Phosphoribosylformylglycinamidine synthase — translation MKIIVLSGYGLNCEKETAFAFIECSRKLGINNVEVKIVHINEIIDNPGELKSSNILAIPGGFSYGDDTGAGNAFALRIRNNLLDELQDFLSQDKLVIGICNGCQVLVKLIPEFSNLALIRNDVDNYQCRWIRVKVSPQSNSVWLRDLNELYLPIAHGEGKFFMDQSVLDQLIENNSVALRYVDGEGNYANLQFPCNPNGSTYDLAALSDKSGRILALMPHPERGIFFTQQDNWPLEKEKCKRLGAAMPKYGDGMLIFENALKYFAQAL, via the coding sequence ATGAAAATTATTGTTTTATCTGGTTATGGCTTGAACTGTGAGAAGGAAACTGCATTTGCATTTATAGAGTGTAGTAGAAAACTTGGTATCAACAATGTAGAAGTGAAGATTGTTCATATTAATGAGATAATAGATAATCCAGGTGAACTGAAATCAAGCAATATACTAGCAATTCCAGGAGGTTTTTCCTACGGTGATGACACTGGTGCTGGTAATGCATTTGCTTTGCGCATTAGAAACAACTTGTTAGACGAACTTCAAGATTTTTTATCTCAGGATAAGCTTGTCATAGGGATATGTAATGGTTGTCAGGTATTAGTAAAGTTAATTCCAGAATTCTCCAACCTGGCTTTAATACGCAATGATGTAGATAATTATCAGTGTCGTTGGATTAGAGTGAAAGTTAGCCCACAAAGTAATTCTGTTTGGCTAAGGGACCTAAATGAGCTGTATCTTCCAATTGCTCATGGAGAAGGCAAGTTTTTTATGGATCAGAGTGTTTTGGATCAACTGATTGAAAACAATTCCGTTGCACTGCGTTATGTTGATGGAGAGGGTAACTATGCCAACTTGCAGTTTCCTTGCAATCCAAACGGATCTACGTACGATCTGGCAGCCTTATCAGATAAAAGTGGTAGAATACTGGCTTTAATGCCTCATCCGGAGAGAGGAATATTTTTTACTCAGCAGGACAACTGGCCGCTTGAAAAGGAGAAATGCAAGCGCTTAGGTGCCGCTATGCCAAAATATGGCGATGGAATGCTTATATTTGAAAATGCACTGAAGTATTTTGCGCAGGCGTTGTAA
- a CDS encoding Glutamine--fructose-6-phosphate aminotransferase [isomerizing], with translation MCGILGVVSSGDSVIPTLLAGLQKLEYRGYDSSGIAIINNEGKIEVKKSEGKVERLCEVVGNSKMSSSTVGIAHTRWATHGVPDLKNAHPIHTNDVVVAHNGIIENYNLLKRGLEEQGMPFYTDTDTEVIPNMLTLYLNGGLSPVDSLFKCLSNLHGSFALVLLFAEYRDALFVAKRNLPLAIGYNCNTVFAASDSNTLNALVDRISYLEDDDVAVIKSSGVSIYNNGAQVKRSIENNSSSSFLISKNGYSSFMLKEIFEQPCALNETINQFYKKYTEVISANKKLFYELSGITIVGCGSSYFAGLIAKYWLESIAQVRVYLEISSEFRYSNIKLEKGSIGLFISQSGETADTMEALRYAKSQKQTIISLTNTFSSSIERISDIVLHTLAGPEIGVASTKTFSAQLAILACLALELAKIKGTLDEKGIKQLSNAINSIPEYIEHVLNAMKIQHISDSILEHSSIILIGRGSSYGVAMEGALKIKELSYINTIGIAAGEMKHGSIALIDSSVLVIAIIPYDNLFFKTLSNIQEIIARKGKVVAFSDKQGVPFLRGICKDVIQLPDVDNFISPIIYSVAMQFLAYTTAVKKGLDADCPRNLAKSVTVE, from the coding sequence GTGTGTGGAATACTCGGTGTAGTAAGTAGCGGTGATTCAGTAATACCAACTTTGCTGGCCGGGTTGCAGAAATTGGAATACAGGGGATACGATTCTTCAGGCATAGCAATCATAAACAATGAAGGCAAAATAGAGGTTAAAAAATCAGAAGGTAAAGTCGAAAGGTTATGTGAAGTTGTTGGCAACAGCAAGATGTCTAGCAGCACAGTTGGCATAGCACATACTCGCTGGGCTACACATGGAGTTCCAGATCTTAAAAATGCTCATCCCATTCATACAAATGATGTTGTTGTTGCCCATAACGGTATAATTGAAAATTACAATTTGCTGAAAAGAGGTCTAGAAGAACAGGGAATGCCGTTTTATACTGACACCGACACAGAGGTCATACCAAACATGTTAACCCTATATCTCAATGGAGGGTTGTCACCTGTTGACTCTCTATTTAAGTGTTTAAGCAACTTACATGGCTCGTTTGCTTTAGTCCTATTGTTTGCAGAATATAGAGATGCTCTATTTGTTGCAAAAAGAAACCTACCTTTAGCGATAGGCTATAACTGCAACACCGTATTTGCCGCATCTGATTCTAACACCTTAAATGCACTAGTGGACAGAATATCATACCTAGAGGATGACGACGTTGCGGTAATAAAATCTAGCGGAGTGAGTATATACAACAACGGTGCACAAGTTAAACGCAGTATAGAAAATAATAGTTCAAGCAGCTTTCTAATCAGCAAAAATGGTTACTCCAGCTTCATGCTAAAAGAGATTTTTGAACAGCCTTGTGCATTAAATGAAACAATAAATCAATTTTATAAAAAGTATACAGAGGTAATATCCGCCAACAAAAAACTATTTTACGAGCTGAGTGGCATTACTATAGTTGGATGCGGGTCATCTTATTTTGCTGGGCTAATAGCAAAATATTGGCTGGAAAGCATTGCCCAAGTTCGAGTGTATCTGGAAATCTCGTCGGAATTTAGGTATAGCAACATTAAGTTGGAGAAGGGAAGTATTGGATTATTCATCTCTCAATCTGGCGAAACTGCAGATACCATGGAAGCATTGCGCTATGCAAAATCACAAAAGCAAACAATCATTAGCCTAACTAACACATTCAGCAGCAGCATTGAAAGAATCTCAGATATCGTGTTACATACTCTTGCTGGACCAGAAATTGGTGTTGCTTCAACAAAAACCTTTTCTGCGCAACTTGCGATTTTAGCATGCCTTGCCTTAGAGCTTGCAAAAATAAAAGGTACGTTGGATGAAAAGGGAATAAAGCAACTGAGTAATGCTATCAACTCTATTCCAGAATATATTGAGCATGTTTTAAATGCGATGAAGATACAACATATATCAGACAGTATACTAGAGCATAGCAGCATTATTTTAATCGGCAGAGGAAGCTCATATGGAGTTGCAATGGAAGGTGCATTGAAAATAAAGGAACTTTCGTATATTAATACCATCGGTATTGCAGCGGGAGAGATGAAACACGGTTCGATTGCTTTAATAGATTCATCTGTACTTGTCATAGCAATCATTCCATATGACAATTTATTTTTTAAAACGCTGTCCAACATACAAGAAATTATAGCAAGAAAAGGCAAAGTGGTCGCCTTTAGTGACAAGCAAGGAGTGCCGTTCCTAAGAGGGATTTGTAAAGACGTAATACAACTCCCAGACGTTGATAATTTCATCTCTCCAATCATCTACAGTGTTGCCATGCAATTTCTTGCTTATACTACTGCGGTCAAGAAAGGATTGGATGCTGATTGTCCAAGAAATTTAGCTAAGTCTGTTACAGTCGAGTAG
- a CDS encoding Sec translocon accessory complex subunit YajC codes for MFISEVFAADAASNASSVGASFANFIPLILIVVVFYFFIIRPHHKRLKELRKMIDQVKRGDTVATSGGIIGTVNKVDEANAQFIVEIAPKVEIKVLKSAISEVLNKEAQAKPAEKGKIEKDDKKNKNQPDKSKKGQDNKNKNA; via the coding sequence ATGCAGCTAGTAATGCATCAAGTGTTGGCGCATCTTTTGCTAATTTTATCCCATTGATTTTAATAGTTGTGGTGTTTTATTTTTTTATTATCCGCCCACACCACAAAAGATTAAAAGAACTCAGAAAGATGATAGATCAAGTAAAACGCGGCGATACTGTTGCTACTTCTGGTGGAATAATAGGCACAGTCAACAAAGTTGATGAAGCAAATGCACAATTTATAGTAGAAATAGCACCAAAAGTTGAGATAAAAGTCCTAAAGTCCGCTATATCTGAAGTTTTAAACAAAGAGGCTCAAGCCAAACCAGCTGAAAAAGGTAAAATTGAGAAGGATGACAAAAAGAATAAAAACCAGCCAGATAAAAGTAAAAAGGGGCAAGACAATAAAAACAAAAATGCCTGA